TCTCCCTTTCCCTGGTTCACCTGGGTACAGGCGCACTGGCGGCTGCGTGGTGACTGAGAATTGGCCCTGTTGGGCTGGGGGCTCCTCGGAATCCATCtgagggagggggtggggagaaggggcaGGAGATCAGGCTGGTGGGCCccattcctccctctcccaagTGGCTAACTTGTCCCCTGTCTGCTCTGCTCTCCCCTCTGGCCTCTCCGTAGCGGGGCAGTGGGCAGGCCCTGGCCTGGATACTCACCGAGTCTGTGGTCACCCCTGGAAGAGAAAAAGCCAGAATTTAGAGGCCAGCCATAGGAGAGGCACAAGCCCAGGTGGATTCGAGGTTTAGGCAATAGTTAAGGTCCTGGGCTATGGGGGGGCCCCTGATTAGTATCTTGGTGGATGGGTGGAGGTGGCCGGGGCCCAGGGCACTCACTGGGGGAGACGAGTGCCTGGGCCGGTCAAGAAGGCCCGGAAAGGGGAGACGAGGCTAGATCAGGGTCCAGGTAAAAAGCATCTGGGCTCTGATGGGGTCTAAGCGCTTGGGGTTCAGGGTTAGGTGATTAATAGAAGTAGACAGAGACTGAGGCCATTTCTCCCAGTGGGGTACCTAGCCTAGGTGGGGGGAAGCGTTTGGAGAGGGGAGCTCAGCTGGGTGCCAGCTGCACCCTTTGGGATGATGCTTTTGGCACCCCTAGCCATGGGTCTGACTCGGCTGCTGCGATCAGGGCTTCAGCTCTTGCCTTTGTCCTCCTCCGGGTCCTCCTGCGGGGGAGCCCGGCTGGGGCTCTCTGGGAGCTGCTGGGATTTGGGGGGACCATCTGGGTGCAGGAACAGGGAGAAGTCACTCTCTCCCTGGATGGTGAGCGTCTGGTGGGAGGTCAGGATGTGGTAACCTTTCCCCGCTGGGCAAATTTCTTTGAAAGCAGCTGGAGGGGGAGAACCCAGAAGTGAACTTTACCCAGACTTCTCTGGGGTTCCGGGCTCTCCCTAGCAGTGCCCAGGGCCTGAGAGAGCCTCCTTCCTCCTGTGGCTCCCACAGATCCCCCCCTTCTCCCAGGACCGGAGCCCTCTGCTCCCTCTGCACTCCCCTTCGGTGCCCCGCAGGCAGGTCACCCCCTCGGGCTCCCCCAGACAGTTCAGGGAGGGCAGCGGCTGACCGGTTCCGTCGGCAGGGCACCGTTGGCAGCGGGCCCCCCAGGCCTTGCCCACACTGCAGCAGCACATCTGGCGGGTCAGGTGGGTGGTGAGCGGGTGCTGACACTGCAGGTCAGGGCTGACCAGGCGGAAGCAGAGACttttttcctctggcttctcGGCTGGGGCACAGAATAAG
This portion of the Gracilinanus agilis isolate LMUSP501 unplaced genomic scaffold, AgileGrace unplaced_scaffold13396, whole genome shotgun sequence genome encodes:
- the LOC123254050 gene encoding latent-transforming growth factor beta-binding protein 3-like is translated as TGVQKPGPVRGELGGDCPQGYKRLNSTHCQDINECAMPGMCRHGDCLNSPGSYRCVCPPGHSLGPSRTQCLAEKPEEKSLCFRLVSPDLQCQHPLTTHLTRQMCCCSVGKAWGARCQRCPADGTAAFKEICPAGKGYHILTSHQTLTIQGESDFSLFLHPDGPPKSQQLPESPSRAPPQEDPEEDKGVTTDSMDSEEPPAQQGQFSVTTQPPVRLYPELHSRPTPPAVRRIPPDLLPSRSAVEIAPTQVTETDECRLNRNLCGHGECVSGPSGYSCQCYTGYRPHPQQLYCV